A DNA window from Acidimicrobiia bacterium contains the following coding sequences:
- a CDS encoding MMPL family transporter has product MGLERLTHWCYRRRWAVLVTWIVALVAMSVIGQAAKGAYDKSFSGQNTESQRAYDLLKERFPTQSGDTFDVVIHAPGGVRTPAVQQQTAQLLQQLQATRHVTSARSPFAPDVTAARQVSQDGTIAYATVQLDVRTDKVTKSEASHWIDQAKAASRDGVQFELGGWPVEQGVQNNGGGATELVGILAAIVILLIAFGSLLAMGLPILTALSGIGIGLAIVELLAHVMKVPEFAPQVASMIGIGVGIDYALFIVTRYRQALAAGRDPQASVLEAATTAGRAVLFAGTTVVISLLGMFLMRFSFLNGLALGASAAVAMVMLASITLLPAVLGFAGTNIDKFSIPFLHRKEDDHRTTLAWRWSREVQRYPWPTALVSLAVLVVLALPLFSIHLGSADAGNDLPSTTTRKAYDLLAKGFGPGHNGPLVLAADLSKPGSVKVLGPLEQQLRTVPGIAAVAPPQVNPQGNAAIVSVIPTTSPQDVKTEKLVHHLRDDVIPGVVKGTGATVDVGGTTAVVIDMSATIGARLPWFIGAVIALSFLLLMCVFRSVVVALKAAVMNVLSIGAAYGLVVAVFQWGWAKSLFGIEKGPIEAWVPMMLFAILFGLSMDYEVFLISRIREEWLRTGDNAQSVVDGLAMTARVITAAAAIMIAVFLSFVLGDLRVLKMVGFGLAAAVFIDATIVRMVLVPATMELLGNANWWLPRWLDRLLPRVAVEAAPEPPHDELEPREPATVG; this is encoded by the coding sequence ATGGGACTCGAGCGACTGACCCACTGGTGCTACCGGCGCCGATGGGCCGTGCTGGTGACGTGGATCGTCGCCCTCGTGGCGATGAGCGTCATCGGCCAGGCCGCGAAGGGCGCGTACGACAAGAGCTTCAGCGGCCAGAACACCGAGTCGCAGCGCGCGTACGACCTCCTGAAGGAGCGCTTCCCGACGCAGTCGGGTGACACGTTCGACGTCGTCATCCACGCGCCCGGCGGTGTGCGGACGCCCGCGGTGCAACAGCAGACCGCGCAGCTGCTGCAGCAGCTCCAGGCGACGCGCCACGTCACGAGTGCGCGCTCGCCGTTCGCACCCGACGTGACCGCCGCCCGGCAGGTCTCGCAGGACGGGACGATCGCGTACGCGACCGTGCAGCTCGACGTGCGCACCGACAAGGTGACGAAGTCGGAGGCGTCGCACTGGATCGACCAGGCGAAGGCCGCGAGCCGCGACGGCGTGCAGTTCGAGCTGGGCGGCTGGCCGGTCGAGCAGGGCGTCCAGAACAACGGGGGCGGCGCGACGGAGCTCGTCGGCATCCTCGCCGCGATCGTGATCCTGCTCATCGCGTTCGGGTCGTTGCTCGCGATGGGCCTGCCGATCCTCACCGCGCTGTCCGGGATCGGCATCGGGCTCGCCATCGTCGAGCTGCTCGCGCACGTCATGAAGGTGCCGGAGTTCGCGCCGCAGGTCGCGTCGATGATCGGCATCGGTGTCGGCATCGACTACGCGCTGTTCATCGTCACGCGCTACCGCCAGGCGCTCGCCGCGGGCCGCGACCCTCAGGCGTCCGTGCTCGAGGCGGCGACGACCGCCGGTCGGGCCGTGCTGTTCGCCGGCACGACCGTCGTCATCTCGCTGCTCGGCATGTTCCTGATGCGGTTCTCGTTCCTGAACGGCCTCGCGCTCGGCGCGTCGGCGGCGGTCGCGATGGTGATGCTCGCGTCGATCACGCTGCTGCCCGCGGTGCTCGGCTTCGCGGGGACGAACATCGACAAGTTCTCGATCCCGTTCCTGCACCGCAAGGAGGACGACCACCGCACGACACTCGCGTGGCGGTGGAGCCGCGAGGTGCAGCGCTACCCGTGGCCGACCGCGCTCGTGTCGCTCGCGGTGCTCGTCGTGCTCGCGCTCCCGCTGTTCTCGATCCACCTCGGCAGCGCGGACGCCGGCAACGACCTGCCGTCCACGACGACGCGCAAGGCGTACGACCTCCTGGCCAAGGGCTTCGGGCCCGGTCACAACGGCCCGTTGGTCCTCGCGGCCGACCTGTCGAAGCCCGGCTCGGTGAAGGTGCTGGGCCCGCTCGAGCAGCAGCTGCGGACCGTGCCCGGCATCGCGGCCGTCGCACCGCCGCAGGTCAACCCGCAGGGCAACGCGGCGATCGTGTCGGTGATCCCGACGACCTCGCCGCAGGACGTCAAGACCGAGAAGCTCGTCCATCACCTCCGCGACGACGTCATCCCCGGGGTGGTGAAGGGAACGGGCGCGACGGTCGACGTCGGCGGGACGACCGCGGTCGTGATCGACATGAGCGCGACGATCGGCGCGCGGCTGCCGTGGTTCATCGGTGCCGTCATCGCGCTGTCGTTCCTCTTGCTGATGTGCGTGTTCCGCTCGGTGGTCGTCGCGCTCAAGGCGGCCGTGATGAACGTGCTGTCGATCGGCGCCGCGTACGGCCTCGTCGTCGCGGTGTTCCAGTGGGGCTGGGCGAAGTCGCTGTTCGGCATCGAGAAGGGCCCGATCGAGGCGTGGGTCCCGATGATGCTGTTCGCGATCCTCTTCGGTCTCTCGATGGACTACGAGGTGTTCCTCATCTCGCGCATCCGTGAGGAGTGGCTGCGGACGGGCGACAACGCGCAGTCCGTCGTCGACGGGCTCGCGATGACGGCCCGCGTGATCACCGCGGCCGCGGCGATCATGATCGCGGTGTTCCTGTCGTTCGTCCTCGGCGACCTGCGCGTGCTGAAGATGGTCGGCTTCGGCCTGGCCGCGGCGGTGTTCATCGACGCGACGATCGTCCGGATGGTGCTCGTGCCCGCCACGATGGAGCTGCTCGGCAACGCGAACTGGTGGCTCCCCCGCTGGCTCGACCGGCTCCTCCCCCGCGTGGCCGTCGAGGCCGCGCCCGAGCCGCCGCACGACGAGCTCGAGCCCCGCGAGCCGGCGACGGTCGGCTGA
- a CDS encoding MarR family transcriptional regulator — MVSPDWDIDDDGQVVGRALAFTGKVVAARFEETMARAGGSLPTWMVLLTLDRAGPVSQRELARRIHVEDATVTYHVDRLESAGLVSRTRDPADRRVWRVELTPDGTETFTRMKQAALRFETALRRGLGRDELAQFFTTLERLNANAEAFVPGTVPPDGSGRSE; from the coding sequence ATGGTTTCCCCCGACTGGGACATCGACGACGACGGGCAGGTCGTCGGGCGGGCGCTGGCCTTCACCGGGAAGGTCGTCGCGGCCCGCTTCGAGGAGACGATGGCCCGGGCGGGCGGATCCCTGCCGACCTGGATGGTCCTCCTCACGCTGGACCGCGCCGGACCGGTGAGTCAGCGCGAGCTCGCTCGTCGGATCCACGTGGAGGACGCCACCGTCACCTACCACGTGGACCGGCTGGAGAGCGCCGGCCTCGTGAGCCGCACGCGCGACCCGGCCGACCGCCGCGTGTGGCGGGTGGAGCTCACGCCCGACGGCACCGAGACCTTCACCCGGATGAAGCAGGCGGCGTTGCGCTTCGAGACGGCGTTGCGCCGCGGGCTCGGCCGGGACGAGCTCGCGCAGTTCTTCACCACGCTGGAGCGCCTGAACGCGAACGCCGAGGCGTTCGTGCCGGGCACCGTACCCCCCGACGGTTCAGGAAGGAGCGAGTGA
- a CDS encoding DUF4097 family beta strand repeat-containing protein, protein MTRALWRIGGSVLTISLLAFGTLQVVSQVAYDRHRAAYAVGPVRVVDVRIDHGSIDVVGDPGTTTVQVHRDVERGLVHTSVSERVDGDTLVIRASCPFLSAHCNAHYRLDVPPAVRVVAHAEGDVRVSGVQGDVDARAGQGGVTLAGVGGRVDAHASQGSVRATGLRSTAVDASASQGSVTLVFANDPSRVVARSSQGSVHVVVPRDHVPYRVDARASQGSTDVGVPTDPASTRRVTARSSQGGVTVTAATGSP, encoded by the coding sequence ATGACACGCGCGCTCTGGCGGATCGGTGGGAGCGTCCTCACGATTTCGCTGCTCGCGTTCGGCACGCTGCAGGTCGTGTCGCAGGTCGCGTACGACCGTCACCGCGCGGCCTACGCGGTCGGGCCCGTGCGCGTCGTGGACGTGCGGATCGACCACGGCTCGATCGACGTCGTCGGCGACCCCGGGACCACGACCGTGCAGGTCCACCGCGACGTCGAGCGCGGACTCGTCCACACCAGCGTGAGCGAGCGCGTCGACGGCGACACGCTCGTGATCCGTGCGTCGTGCCCGTTCCTGTCCGCTCACTGCAACGCCCACTACCGCCTCGACGTCCCACCGGCGGTGCGCGTGGTCGCGCACGCGGAGGGCGACGTCCGCGTCTCGGGCGTGCAGGGCGACGTCGACGCGCGCGCCGGCCAGGGCGGCGTCACGCTCGCGGGCGTCGGCGGGCGGGTTGACGCGCACGCGTCGCAGGGCAGCGTCCGGGCGACCGGGCTCCGGTCGACCGCCGTCGACGCGTCGGCGAGCCAGGGCAGCGTCACCCTCGTGTTCGCGAACGACCCGTCGCGCGTCGTCGCCCGCTCGAGCCAGGGCAGCGTGCACGTCGTGGTCCCCCGTGACCACGTCCCGTACCGCGTGGACGCCCGCGCGTCGCAGGGCTCGACCGACGTCGGCGTCCCGACCGACCCCGCGAGCACCCGCCGCGTCACCGCCCGGTCCAGCCAGGGCGGGGTGACGGTGACGGCGGCCACCGGATCGCCGTGA
- a CDS encoding response regulator transcription factor: MRIVIGEDSALLRAGLTRLLTDAGEEVVAAVGDAGALVDAVERHNPDLAVVDIRMPPDLTDDGLRAAIAIRERHPETGILVLSQYVEERYAAELLGRESAGVGYLLKDRVADVADFVEAVRRVNAGGTALDPEVVGQLMARRRRDPLEGLTPRERDVLGLMAEGRSNAAIARELVVSEGAVEKHVNSIFTKLDLAPTATDNRRVLAVLRWLGVGDAT; this comes from the coding sequence GTGCGCATCGTGATCGGCGAGGACTCCGCGCTCCTGCGGGCGGGCCTGACGCGCCTGCTGACCGACGCGGGCGAGGAGGTCGTCGCCGCGGTGGGCGACGCGGGCGCGCTCGTCGACGCCGTGGAGCGTCACAATCCGGACCTCGCCGTCGTCGATATCCGTATGCCGCCGGACCTGACCGACGACGGGCTGCGGGCCGCGATCGCGATCCGCGAGCGCCACCCCGAGACCGGGATCCTCGTGCTCTCGCAGTACGTCGAGGAGCGGTACGCCGCCGAGCTCCTCGGACGCGAGAGCGCCGGCGTCGGCTACCTGCTGAAGGACCGCGTCGCCGACGTCGCGGACTTCGTCGAGGCCGTCCGGCGCGTGAACGCGGGCGGGACCGCGCTCGATCCCGAGGTCGTCGGCCAGCTCATGGCCCGCCGGCGCCGGGATCCGCTCGAGGGGCTCACGCCACGCGAGCGCGACGTGCTCGGCCTCATGGCGGAGGGCCGCAGCAACGCGGCGATCGCGCGCGAGCTCGTCGTCAGCGAGGGCGCGGTCGAGAAGCACGTCAACAGCATCTTCACGAAGCTGGACCTCGCGCCGACCGCGACCGACAACCGGCGCGTGCTCGCGGTCCTGCGCTGGCTCGGAGTGGGGGACGCGACATGA
- a CDS encoding sensor histidine kinase gives MSAVLAPWRTSRTWWALVDGVLDLVVGTISFAVMVALLATSASLLVVLPAAIPVAWLLFATARALGRVERARRAAVLDLAIADPHPPLVAPSWWRRLLERVRTPSRWREIVYLLVLLPSGVVGVVVVALWCGSAALLGLPAYVDALPRGVADFGPVAAGQGLASVVTAAVGALGLLVVAPWATRGHAALDTLAARRLLGPSRRDALRAELAEAQRERSAAVDTAESERSRIERDLHDGAQQRLVALAMDLGMAREKLDSDLHAARELVGEAHDEAKRALTELRALVRGIHPAVLTERGLDAALSSVVARASVPVQLVVDVDDRPSPAVESAAYFVVSEALTNVDRHARATRARVEVVRRGDRLVVEVTDDGVGGATDDDGAGTGLRGLAGRVEALGGWMRVMSPAGGPTTILVELPCAS, from the coding sequence ATGAGCGCCGTCCTCGCCCCCTGGCGCACGTCGCGCACGTGGTGGGCGCTCGTCGACGGCGTGCTCGATCTCGTCGTCGGCACGATCTCGTTCGCGGTCATGGTCGCGTTGCTCGCGACGTCCGCGTCGCTGCTCGTCGTGCTGCCCGCCGCGATCCCGGTCGCATGGCTGCTGTTCGCCACCGCGCGCGCACTCGGACGAGTCGAGCGCGCCCGGCGGGCCGCGGTGCTCGACCTCGCGATCGCGGATCCGCACCCACCGCTCGTCGCGCCGTCGTGGTGGCGGCGCCTGCTGGAACGCGTCCGCACGCCGAGCCGCTGGCGCGAGATCGTGTACCTGCTCGTGCTGCTGCCGTCGGGCGTCGTCGGCGTGGTCGTCGTCGCGCTGTGGTGCGGCTCCGCGGCGTTGCTCGGGCTCCCCGCGTACGTCGACGCGCTGCCGCGCGGCGTCGCCGACTTCGGCCCCGTCGCGGCCGGCCAGGGTCTCGCGTCGGTGGTCACCGCGGCCGTCGGCGCGCTCGGCCTCCTCGTCGTCGCGCCCTGGGCGACGCGGGGACATGCCGCGCTCGACACGCTCGCGGCGCGCCGGCTGCTCGGGCCGAGTCGCCGCGACGCGCTCCGGGCCGAGCTCGCCGAGGCGCAGCGCGAGCGCTCCGCGGCCGTCGACACCGCGGAGTCGGAACGGTCGCGGATCGAGCGCGATCTGCACGACGGCGCGCAGCAACGGCTCGTCGCGCTCGCGATGGACCTCGGGATGGCGCGCGAGAAGCTCGACTCCGACCTGCACGCCGCGCGCGAGCTCGTCGGCGAGGCGCACGACGAGGCGAAGCGCGCGCTCACCGAGCTCCGCGCGCTCGTTCGTGGCATCCACCCCGCGGTGCTGACGGAGCGCGGGCTCGACGCCGCGCTGTCGTCCGTCGTCGCCCGGGCGTCGGTACCGGTGCAGCTCGTCGTCGACGTCGACGACCGCCCCTCGCCCGCGGTCGAGAGCGCGGCGTACTTCGTCGTGAGCGAGGCGTTGACGAACGTCGACCGCCACGCGCGCGCGACCCGCGCGCGTGTCGAGGTCGTGCGGCGCGGTGACCGTCTCGTCGTCGAGGTGACCGACGACGGCGTCGGCGGCGCGACCGACGATGACGGCGCGGGCACGGGCCTGCGCGGCCTCGCGGGACGGGTCGAGGCACTCGGAGGCTGGATGCGCGTCATGAGCCCCGCCGGCGGTCCGACCACGATCCTGGTGGAGCTCCCGTGCGCATCGTGA
- a CDS encoding DUF6027 family protein — translation MDDVDDEPTVTLERWTGPWPDDDPDANFKSDVALYANVDPLRTIRNLAGNVGVPTGAVCRYVLARWATEGSGGLLELGPHMVERLWSVFADAERAGTDDARLAAYAQLRQMVAWLRLPLHERAGYDGGDGPSEDGART, via the coding sequence GTGGACGACGTCGACGACGAACCGACCGTGACGCTCGAGCGCTGGACGGGCCCGTGGCCCGACGACGACCCGGACGCCAACTTCAAGAGCGACGTCGCGCTCTACGCGAACGTCGACCCGCTTCGCACCATCCGGAACCTCGCGGGCAACGTGGGCGTGCCGACCGGGGCCGTCTGCCGGTACGTGCTCGCGCGGTGGGCCACCGAGGGCAGCGGCGGGTTGCTCGAGCTGGGCCCGCACATGGTCGAACGTCTGTGGTCGGTGTTCGCCGACGCCGAGCGCGCGGGGACCGACGACGCCCGCCTCGCCGCGTACGCGCAGCTGCGCCAGATGGTCGCCTGGCTCCGGCTCCCGCTCCACGAGCGCGCGGGGTACGACGGCGGCGACGGTCCATCCGAGGACGGGGCCCGCACGTAG